The following are encoded in a window of Prochlorococcus marinus str. MIT 1013 genomic DNA:
- a CDS encoding DUF2862 domain-containing protein, with product MIRDSSTLQKGQNLRVEVNEVKDRLPKDILEIIRKEPTVKLVGYKMVDGNQFGLVVQLANGEINWFFEQELSELL from the coding sequence ATGATCAGAGATTCTTCAACTCTTCAAAAGGGACAAAATTTAAGAGTAGAAGTAAATGAAGTTAAAGATCGACTTCCAAAAGATATTCTTGAAATTATAAGAAAAGAACCTACAGTCAAACTAGTTGGATATAAAATGGTAGATGGAAATCAATTTGGCCTAGTTGTTCAACTTGCTAATGGTGAAATAAATTGGTTTTTCGAGCAAGAATTATCTGAATTATTGTAA
- a CDS encoding Nif11 family protein — MAKKDYENFLNKIDQLNQLVELINNSPEKYQLIISCKTHEDVVELAKQWGYEIGKRWGES, encoded by the coding sequence ATGGCTAAAAAAGATTATGAAAATTTTCTAAATAAGATTGATCAATTAAATCAGTTGGTTGAATTAATAAATAATTCACCTGAAAAGTATCAACTAATAATTAGTTGTAAAACACATGAAGATGTTGTGGAACTTGCAAAGCAATGGGGTTATGAAATTGGAAAGAGATGGGGAGAGTCCTAG
- a CDS encoding NmrA/HSCARG family protein → MLEQGGNVSSNVKSNTVIAVTMATSRQGTGVVKELSKTNKYQIRAITRNIKSSKALELGSLNNVEIVQGDLMDPESLNKAFEGADIIFGNTTPTKGWKLFRGSIVRSYEMEQGFNLINQVKIAYEKGKLNHFIFSSISKSKDPLKNYPAPGHFTSKWDIEEYIEKQNLKSITTVLRPVSYFENFENKLPGYSISKKVFPGIVGKNFKWQTIAVQDIGKWVRGVLSKPEKYKNQSINIAGEELTGDEMAMTLQKIVSSEGLQTNYLMIPRLAIKLLEYDIGVMADWIERSGYGADMNKLKIIQNELNIAPTSLKDWLKSKLENQNKTQNSWTRQWKSSQWKLQWNK, encoded by the coding sequence GTGTTAGAACAAGGAGGAAACGTCAGTTCAAATGTAAAGAGCAATACTGTTATCGCAGTTACAATGGCCACAAGCCGACAAGGTACCGGTGTAGTTAAAGAACTAAGCAAAACAAATAAATATCAAATACGTGCAATCACAAGAAATATAAAAAGCTCAAAAGCTTTAGAGCTTGGAAGTTTAAATAACGTTGAAATAGTTCAAGGGGATTTAATGGATCCTGAAAGCCTTAATAAAGCTTTTGAAGGAGCAGACATTATCTTTGGAAATACCACTCCTACAAAAGGTTGGAAATTATTTAGAGGTAGTATTGTCAGGTCTTATGAAATGGAACAAGGTTTTAATCTGATAAATCAAGTTAAAATCGCATACGAAAAAGGTAAACTCAATCATTTTATATTCAGCTCAATTAGTAAATCAAAAGACCCACTAAAAAATTATCCGGCACCAGGACATTTTACTAGTAAATGGGATATTGAAGAATATATCGAAAAACAAAATCTTAAAAGTATCACCACAGTATTAAGACCAGTTAGCTACTTTGAAAACTTTGAAAACAAACTACCGGGCTACAGTATTTCAAAGAAAGTTTTTCCAGGAATAGTAGGGAAGAATTTTAAGTGGCAAACAATCGCGGTACAGGATATAGGTAAATGGGTAAGAGGTGTTTTATCGAAACCAGAGAAATATAAAAATCAATCAATTAATATTGCCGGAGAGGAGCTAACTGGGGATGAAATGGCTATGACGCTCCAAAAAATCGTTTCTTCAGAAGGACTACAAACTAATTATTTAATGATACCGAGATTAGCTATTAAATTGTTGGAATATGATATTGGTGTGATGGCAGATTGGATTGAAAGGTCAGGGTATGGTGCTGATATGAATAAACTAAAAATTATACAGAACGAGTTAAATATTGCTCCCACCTCTCTAAAAGACTGGCTTAAGTCAAAACTGGAAAATCAGAATAAGACACAAAATTCTTGGACAAGACAGTGGAAATCATCTCAATGGAAACTACAATGGAATAAATAA
- a CDS encoding DUF6447 family protein codes for MSNTSSNEREAILTFEDKKYDLKNLPKEVQELVKGMQVADAQLRMHEDTLKVLAVGRQHLAMQLKAHLDKINPVN; via the coding sequence ATGTCAAATACCTCATCAAATGAACGGGAAGCAATTCTTACATTTGAGGATAAAAAATATGATCTTAAAAACTTGCCCAAAGAAGTACAGGAGCTCGTTAAAGGGATGCAAGTTGCCGATGCCCAATTGAGGATGCATGAAGACACCCTAAAAGTACTAGCCGTCGGTCGACAACATCTTGCCATGCAGTTAAAGGCACATCTTGATAAAATAAACCCTGTAAATTAA
- a CDS encoding uridine kinase family protein, translating into MKTIVITGPSGSGKSYLSNKLSKLFYNSIVIKTDSYYRNNILIKFFSKFLYDIYDRPMSIKKSAIKNNLRSIHKKERLIPFYKYDFKSKDSSVSEIRINYTGENQFLILEGIFAHRLDLNYQESINIVCEDKKSICFKRRIKRDQLERGRSMIEINNKFDKSWYLFYKNINHFRNNNKVFSLNGIDKMSYDKLLFNLKNLKK; encoded by the coding sequence ATGAAAACCATTGTAATTACAGGACCATCTGGTTCTGGCAAGTCATATTTAAGTAATAAATTATCCAAATTATTTTATAATTCAATAGTTATAAAAACAGATTCATACTATAGAAATAATATATTAATCAAATTTTTTTCAAAATTTCTTTATGATATTTATGATAGGCCAATGAGTATCAAAAAAAGCGCAATAAAAAATAACCTTAGATCAATACATAAGAAAGAAAGATTAATTCCCTTTTATAAATATGACTTTAAGAGTAAAGATTCATCTGTTTCAGAAATTCGCATTAACTATACAGGAGAAAATCAATTTCTTATATTAGAGGGAATATTTGCTCACAGGTTAGATTTAAACTACCAAGAATCTATAAATATTGTATGTGAAGATAAAAAATCTATCTGTTTTAAAAGAAGAATAAAAAGAGATCAATTAGAAAGAGGTAGAAGTATGATAGAAATAAATAACAAATTTGATAAGTCTTGGTATTTATTTTATAAAAATATTAACCACTTTAGGAATAATAATAAGGTTTTTTCATTAAATGGAATAGATAAAATGTCTTACGATAAACTATTATTTAATTTAAAAAATCTAAAAAAATAA
- a CDS encoding DUF1330 domain-containing protein, with amino-acid sequence MGTKGYWLKQAKIESTAQFIEYVKTVVPWLRSVGGTIIAKDVNQNSDLNEWDGGQLGVIVEFESKAAAQKAFNSSEFQEYIKYSGIENQLSLSIIG; translated from the coding sequence ATGGGAACTAAAGGCTATTGGCTAAAACAGGCCAAAATTGAAAGCACCGCACAATTCATCGAATACGTAAAAACCGTGGTTCCATGGCTTAGATCAGTGGGGGGAACAATAATTGCTAAAGATGTAAATCAAAATTCAGATTTGAACGAATGGGATGGGGGTCAATTAGGGGTAATAGTTGAATTTGAATCTAAAGCAGCTGCACAAAAGGCATTTAACTCATCAGAATTTCAAGAATATATTAAATATAGTGGAATTGAAAATCAATTATCCCTATCAATAATTGGATAA
- a CDS encoding ABC transporter ATP-binding protein, which translates to MKQKNKINFIYLIVRLKGHLPLLLLGGISMIVYVICWPILAWLSGKLIPAIGQGNTKQVLTVILQALIIFIIQKTAQYLQDSLLAKPALALSQDLRTTLFRKLQKSNILFIEKLSSGDIAYRLTEDVDRVGEVIYKSIQDTTPSLFQLLAVFGYMIFIDWNLSLATIILAPLIALLVSDFGGRVLKASEKSQNKISSLAGLLSEAIQGLPMVKAFAVEEWLQNDFDRQVKLHKEAKFNMLRLVALQHPIVGLLEVIGILSILAIGTYRIQTGGMSNEEFGSYFTALIILIDPISHITTNYNELKQGQASLRRLNEITYNPQETTTSDRGIIPNKIEGKISFKNVFFSYSHNNDVIQDISLDIDNGKIVALIGPSGAGKSTIFSLILKFIEPNKGSIFIDEYNLKNVNTNYLRRLIGIVPQKTFIFSGTVAEAIRFGRQTTRENIVNAAKIANAHDFIEQLTDGYETYIEERGTNLSGGQLQRISIARALLGDPTILLLDEATSALDAEAEESVQKGLKQAMNSRTVLIIAHRLSTIQKADKIAVIEKGKICEVGSHNELINKQGRYKEFCDKQFIKSF; encoded by the coding sequence ATGAAACAAAAAAACAAAATAAATTTCATTTACCTGATAGTCAGACTCAAGGGACATTTGCCACTCTTGCTGCTGGGTGGAATAAGCATGATTGTATACGTAATTTGTTGGCCAATACTCGCATGGTTATCAGGAAAGTTAATACCTGCAATTGGTCAAGGTAATACAAAACAAGTTTTAACCGTAATTTTACAAGCCCTTATTATTTTTATAATTCAAAAAACTGCACAATATCTACAAGATAGTCTCCTGGCAAAGCCAGCATTAGCATTAAGCCAAGATCTTCGAACAACATTATTTAGAAAACTTCAAAAAAGTAATATTCTTTTCATAGAAAAACTCTCATCTGGTGATATTGCATACAGACTTACAGAGGATGTTGATCGAGTTGGCGAAGTTATTTATAAATCTATTCAAGATACGACTCCATCTTTATTTCAATTATTAGCGGTATTTGGTTATATGATATTTATTGACTGGAATTTGTCACTTGCGACAATAATATTAGCTCCCTTAATTGCATTATTAGTTAGTGATTTTGGAGGAAGAGTATTAAAAGCATCTGAAAAAAGTCAGAACAAAATCAGCTCTTTAGCAGGTTTGCTTTCAGAGGCAATTCAAGGATTACCAATGGTTAAAGCATTTGCAGTAGAAGAATGGTTGCAAAACGATTTTGATAGACAAGTTAAATTACATAAAGAAGCTAAATTTAATATGCTTAGGCTTGTAGCCCTTCAACATCCCATAGTTGGATTATTAGAAGTAATAGGTATTTTGAGTATTCTCGCGATTGGAACTTATAGAATCCAAACAGGAGGTATGTCAAATGAAGAATTTGGAAGTTATTTCACAGCTTTAATAATATTAATTGATCCAATAAGCCATATAACCACAAACTATAACGAATTAAAGCAAGGTCAGGCGTCACTAAGAAGATTAAACGAAATAACATATAATCCACAAGAAACAACGACATCGGACAGAGGTATTATACCTAATAAAATAGAAGGAAAAATATCTTTTAAGAATGTATTCTTTTCGTATAGTCATAATAATGACGTGATACAAGATATAAGTTTAGATATAGATAATGGTAAAATAGTTGCTTTAATTGGCCCATCGGGAGCAGGCAAAAGTACAATCTTTTCATTAATATTAAAATTCATAGAACCTAATAAAGGTTCAATATTTATTGATGAATACAATTTAAAGAATGTAAATACCAACTATTTAAGAAGATTAATAGGTATAGTTCCTCAAAAAACATTTATCTTTTCAGGGACAGTTGCTGAAGCGATAAGATTTGGAAGGCAGACAACTAGAGAAAATATTGTAAATGCTGCAAAAATTGCAAATGCTCATGATTTTATTGAGCAATTAACCGACGGTTATGAAACATATATAGAAGAAAGAGGGACAAATCTTTCTGGAGGTCAACTACAGAGAATATCTATTGCAAGAGCTTTACTAGGTGATCCTACAATTTTATTACTAGATGAAGCTACTAGTGCTTTGGATGCAGAAGCGGAGGAATCTGTTCAAAAAGGTCTTAAACAAGCTATGAATAGTCGAACAGTCTTGATAATCGCTCACAGATTGTCAACTATACAAAAGGCAGATAAAATAGCTGTTATTGAGAAAGGTAAAATATGCGAAGTAGGTAGCCATAATGAATTAATTAACAAGCAAGGAAGATATAAAGAGTTTTGCGATAAACAATTTATTAAGAGCTTTTAA